The following are encoded in a window of Colletotrichum lupini chromosome 3, complete sequence genomic DNA:
- a CDS encoding SNO glutamine amidotransferase: MTQTQHSESFATLLLPIILKNPAECHKPHNVESHNTLLKMPSLTIGVLALQGGFHEHVQLVRKAAVYLATAESSVPSPRPEIAAIEVRTEAELRSCDALIIPGGESTTISFIAAQSGLMEPLKEFVKVDRKPVWGTCAGAILLADEANATKKGGQELIGGLGVRVHRNHFGRQIESFVADLDLPFLTQGDGNTKTASSPYPGVFIRAPIVEEILSTEAGEKGDKPASSAVEVLAVLPGRKTKAAEGVSQSTADDSVGDVVAVRQHNIFATSFHPELTDDVRIHVWWLEQVMKAAAPTSSA, from the exons ATGACTCAAACACAACACTCGGAATCCTTTGCGACTCTATTACTACCCATCATCCTCAAGAACCCTGCTGAATGCCACAAGCCTCACAACGTTGAATCTCACAACACACTCCTCAAAATGCCTTCTCTCACTATCGGCGTTCTGGCTCTTCAAGGCGGCTTCCATGAACATGTCCAGCTCGTACGGAAGGCCGCCGTCTACCTCGCTACGGCCGAGTCTTCGGTGCCAAGCCCGAGACCCGAGATCGCTGCCATCGAGGTCCGCACCGAGGCAGAGCTCCGTAGTTGCGATGCCCTCATCATTCCAGGCGGAGAGAGCACAACCATCTCGTTTATCGCGGCGCAGTCCGGGTTGATGGAACCCCTCAAGGAATTCGTCAA AGTCGACCGTAAGCCAGTCTGGGGAACATGCGCCGGCGCCATCCTTCTCGCTGATGAGGCAAATGCCACCAAGAAGGGCGGCCAAGAGCTCATCGGCGGCCTGGGCGTTCGCGTCCACCGCAACCACTTTGGTCGACAAATTGAGAGTTTCGTTGCGGACCTAGACCTGCCCTTCCTGACGCAGGGCGACGGCAACACGAAAACGGCGTCATCCCCTTACCCTGGCGTCTTCATCCGCGCCCCAATCGTTGAGGAGATCCTCTCCACCGAGGCGGGCGAGAAGGGCGACAAGCCGGCCTCCTCGGCTGTCGAGGTCCTTGCCGTTCTTCCGGGGCGAAAGACCAAGGCCGCTGAGGGCGTCAGCCAGAGCACTGCGGACGACTCGGTCGGTGATGTTGTCGCTGTGAGGCAGCACAACATCTTTGCCACGAGTTTCCACCCTGAGCTCACTGACGATGTCCGCATTCACGTTTGGTGGTTGGAGCAGGTGATGAAGGCTGCGGCACCGACATCATCTGCATGA
- a CDS encoding pyridoxine biosynthesis protein, which translates to MTNNDATKPNGTNGDAKNTFAVKAGLAQMLKGGVIMDVTDAAQARIAEEAGACAVMALERVPADIRKDGGVARMSDPAVIREIQNAVTIPVMAKARIGHFVECQILEALGVDYIDESEVLTPADKVYHVEKADFKAPFVCGCRNLGEALRRIAEGAAMIRTKGEAGTGDVVEAVTHVKQVTRDIARAKGVLATEGILGIRALARELEVDPTLLQQTAELGRLPVVNFAAGGVATPADAALMMQLGCDGVFVGSGIFKSGDPAKRAKAIVRATTHYKDAKVLAECSEGLGEAMVGINCDSLKTEEKLATRGW; encoded by the coding sequence ATGACCAACAACGACGCAACCAAGCCTAACGGCACCAACGGCGATGCCAAGAACACGTTCGCCGTCAAGGCCGGACTCGCCCAGATGCTCAAGGGAGGTGTCATCATGGACGTGACCGACGCCGCCCAGGCCCGCATCGCCGAGGAGGCCGGCGCCTGCGCCGTCATGGCCCTGGAGCGCGTCCCGGCAGACATCCGCAAGGACGGCGGCGTCGCCCGCATGTCCGACCCTGCCGTCATCAGGGAGATCCAGAATGCCGTCACCATCCCCGTCATGGCCAAGGCCCGCATCGGCCACTTTGTCGAGTGCCAGATTCTCGAGGCTCTCGGCGTCGACTACATTGACGAGAGCGAGGTCCTCACCCCGGCCGACAAGGTCTACCACGTCGAAAAGGCCGACTTCAAGGCCCCCTTCGTCTGCGGCTGCCGCAACCTCGGCGAGGCCCTGCGCAGAATCGCAGAGGGCGCCGCCATGATCCGCACAAAGGGCGAGGCCGGCACCGGCGACGTCGTCGAGGCCGTCACCCACGTCAAGCAGGTCACCAGAGACATTGCGCGCGCCAAGGGTGTTCTCGCGACCGAGGGCATCTTGGGCATCCGCGCCCTGGCGAGAGAGCTCGAGGTCGACCCTACGCTACTCCAGCAGACGGCCGAGCTCGGCCGTCTCCCCGTCGTCAACTTTGCCGCCGGCGGCGTCGCCACCCCCGCGGACGCGGCGCTGATGATGCAGCTCGGCTGCGACGGTGTCTTTGTCGGCAGCGGTATCTTCAAGTCTGGCGACCCGGCCAAGCGCGCCAAGGCCATCGTGAGAGCGACGACGCACTACAAGGACGCCAAGGTCCTCGCCGAGTGCAGTGAGGGACTTGGTGAGGCCATGGTCGGCATCAACTGCGACAGCTTGAAGACTGAGGAGAAGCTGGCCACCCGTGGGTGGTAA